From Lentisphaera araneosa HTCC2155, the proteins below share one genomic window:
- a CDS encoding DUF3427 domain-containing protein → MAEIMGPGLYDLIHTEALKEAIEKSGLTDQAQWRQLSKDEAYIQIKEQFASFFAERFSSLFNEKKPELWSQELETFVNNFESEVKAHSSLKIIDSSSLDFILTPSQKDLKLVPEKPDTALANSALLTGSSRTPSLQSQLKKELRTCDRADLLVSFIKWSGLRPILDVLKDFCSVANDDGTPRLRVATTSYMGATDVKAIEALLELPNTEVRISYDTKRTRLHAKAYIFHRKTGFGSAYIGSANVSKAALDEGLEWTAKISQYELEYLWKQTLASFESHWEDDTEFSKCSKGDIKRFEQAIQSEKQSTDVKRIETFFDLHPYDYQKIVLEDIQAERDIGKTKHLVIAATGTGKTMIAAFDYFNYSKKSGSLPSLLFIAHREEILKQSMNTFRQVLRDGSFGDLLTGKHRPTQDKYLFCTVQSWNSQKLNKFDSNHFEYVVLDEAHHASANSYQNVIDHIQTKSLLGLTATPERQDGLDIRNDFDGAFTHEIRLPEAIERSLLCPFHYYGVPDSSDIDYSRLSWQTGSYQTKDLNQLFVNNTRRASWVMSQCQNYLNEWHLIKGLAFCVSVAHAEFMASFFTENNIPSVALSANSPVELRNSVQHKLLKGDIYFIFTVDLFNEGVDIPEVNTVLFLRPTESLTVFLQQLGRGLRLHPNKAQLTILDFIAAQNKNFSFAKRFQSISSRPELRIDTQIIKDMPYLPSGCLIHLEKQAKEHVLNNIREATNMLRGKRMINELRDLHTQLQRRPSLIEIIDRFLLDSPDEIYKKGLPSTHLNLIENNHSSIDKKIEEKLAKGLRNLLLTDDQFLLNEFIRIMDGHDSGKDVRSLLHALLWGQKKVVTTLEEAENFVAKHLGLKNDLKELFQWRQKQIPCIPKKRFPWTGLLNLHASYSREQILLALGMGSFEKSHSSREGVCHVSERKLDVFFVDVNKSEEDYSPTTMYDDYAITERLFHWQSQNATGVETATGQRYINHEEKGYTPLLFVRDKNKLPNGLTSPYVFLGPLKYQKHEGSKPISFVWELIHPMPAKILPWARRIG, encoded by the coding sequence ATGGCAGAAATAATGGGACCTGGATTATATGATTTAATTCATACAGAAGCTTTAAAAGAGGCAATTGAAAAATCAGGTTTGACAGATCAGGCACAATGGCGCCAGCTTAGTAAAGATGAAGCTTATATTCAAATTAAAGAACAATTTGCTAGTTTTTTTGCAGAACGGTTCTCTTCATTATTTAATGAAAAAAAGCCAGAGTTGTGGTCTCAGGAACTAGAAACGTTTGTTAATAACTTTGAGAGTGAGGTTAAAGCGCATTCTTCACTAAAAATCATCGACTCTAGCTCCCTAGACTTCATTTTGACGCCTTCACAAAAGGATTTAAAACTTGTACCTGAAAAACCTGATACAGCTTTAGCTAACTCAGCACTTTTAACTGGGTCATCCCGTACTCCATCTCTTCAATCTCAGTTAAAAAAAGAACTTAGGACTTGTGACAGAGCAGATTTATTAGTTTCATTTATTAAATGGAGTGGTTTACGACCTATATTAGATGTGCTTAAAGATTTTTGTTCAGTGGCTAATGATGACGGAACACCTCGTCTTCGTGTAGCAACAACATCTTATATGGGCGCGACAGATGTTAAAGCAATAGAAGCATTGCTTGAGCTTCCAAATACGGAAGTTCGTATTTCATACGATACTAAGAGAACTCGACTACATGCTAAAGCGTACATTTTTCATAGAAAGACAGGGTTTGGTTCAGCTTATATAGGATCAGCTAACGTATCCAAAGCAGCTTTAGATGAAGGTTTAGAGTGGACTGCAAAAATTAGCCAGTACGAATTGGAATACTTATGGAAACAAACGCTCGCAAGTTTTGAATCTCATTGGGAAGATGATACAGAATTTTCAAAATGTAGTAAAGGTGATATTAAACGCTTTGAACAAGCTATTCAATCGGAAAAGCAGTCTACAGATGTTAAGAGGATTGAGACTTTTTTTGATTTACATCCATATGATTATCAGAAAATTGTTTTAGAAGATATCCAAGCCGAAAGAGATATAGGAAAAACTAAGCATTTAGTTATCGCTGCCACAGGAACAGGGAAAACAATGATTGCCGCTTTTGATTATTTTAACTACAGTAAAAAATCAGGATCTTTACCCAGTTTGTTATTTATAGCTCACCGCGAAGAAATTTTAAAACAATCAATGAATACCTTTAGGCAAGTGTTACGGGATGGGAGTTTTGGAGATTTACTTACTGGTAAACATAGACCGACTCAGGATAAATATTTATTTTGTACAGTGCAATCATGGAATAGTCAAAAACTCAATAAGTTCGATAGTAACCATTTTGAATATGTGGTACTTGATGAGGCACATCATGCATCTGCTAATTCGTATCAAAATGTGATAGATCATATACAAACGAAATCCTTATTGGGCCTAACAGCAACGCCAGAACGACAAGATGGGCTTGATATTCGAAATGACTTTGATGGGGCCTTTACTCATGAAATTCGCTTGCCTGAAGCCATAGAACGGTCATTATTGTGTCCATTTCATTATTATGGGGTTCCTGACTCTTCTGATATTGATTATTCTCGCCTGTCTTGGCAAACGGGGAGCTATCAAACTAAAGATTTAAATCAATTGTTTGTAAACAATACCCGTCGCGCATCTTGGGTTATGTCTCAGTGCCAAAATTACCTAAATGAATGGCACCTTATTAAGGGATTAGCCTTTTGTGTGAGCGTAGCTCATGCCGAGTTTATGGCCAGTTTTTTTACCGAGAATAATATCCCTAGTGTTGCACTAAGCGCAAATTCACCAGTTGAATTGAGGAATTCTGTTCAGCATAAATTATTGAAAGGTGATATATATTTTATATTTACAGTCGACCTGTTTAATGAAGGTGTGGATATACCAGAAGTTAATACGGTTTTGTTTTTAAGACCTACTGAAAGTTTAACGGTGTTTTTACAACAATTAGGAAGAGGCTTACGTTTACATCCCAACAAGGCTCAATTAACTATTCTTGATTTTATTGCAGCTCAAAATAAAAACTTTAGTTTTGCAAAAAGGTTTCAATCAATTAGTTCACGACCGGAATTACGTATTGATACTCAAATAATTAAAGACATGCCTTATTTGCCTTCAGGTTGTTTAATACACTTAGAAAAGCAAGCAAAGGAACATGTTCTTAACAATATACGTGAAGCGACAAATATGTTGAGAGGTAAAAGGATGATCAATGAACTCAGAGATCTACATACTCAACTGCAACGACGTCCAAGTTTAATCGAAATTATTGATAGATTTTTATTAGATAGTCCGGATGAAATTTATAAAAAAGGATTACCGTCGACTCATTTAAATCTTATTGAGAATAATCACTCAAGTATAGATAAAAAAATTGAAGAGAAATTAGCAAAAGGTTTAAGGAATTTATTGTTAACTGATGATCAGTTTTTATTAAATGAATTTATAAGAATTATGGATGGCCACGATTCAGGTAAAGATGTTAGATCCTTGCTTCATGCGCTTTTGTGGGGGCAGAAAAAAGTAGTTACAACTTTGGAAGAAGCGGAAAATTTTGTTGCAAAACACCTAGGGTTAAAAAATGATCTAAAAGAGCTATTTCAGTGGAGGCAGAAACAAATACCTTGTATCCCGAAAAAAAGATTTCCTTGGACAGGACTACTTAATTTACATGCTTCATACAGTCGAGAGCAGATTTTATTAGCTTTGGGAATGGGAAGTTTTGAAAAATCACACTCATCACGCGAAGGGGTGTGCCATGTTTCTGAGCGTAAATTAGATGTCTTTTTTGTAGATGTAAATAAAAGTGAGGAAGATTATTCCCCGACGACTATGTACGATGATTACGCAATTACTGAGCGATTATTTCATTGGCAATCACAGAATGCTACAGGTGTAGAAACAGCAACTGGGCAAAGGTATATAAATCACGAAGAAAAAGGTTATACACCATTATTATTTGTTAGAGACAAAAATAAATTGCCTAATGGTTTAACATCTCCTTATGTCTTTCTAGGTCCCCTAAAATATCAAAAGCATGAAGGATCTAAACCGATATCTTTTGTATGGGAACTTATTCATCCGATGCCAGCTAAAATACTACCATGGGCTAGGCGAATTGGGTAA
- a CDS encoding methyltransferase domain-containing protein, whose translation MDQATQEFYQANAESVSASYWTCEGGVSDYFPQVFKSGDYVLDIGCGSGRDLLRLAQMGCHAFGCDSSSAMLAQCAKNIPDLEDNLRLSSLPNLAEFDDDQFDGLLCSAVLMHLPSEQFFDACFNLRRILKENGSLLISIPDEDPTIIDQRDSKGRLFNQLNPEKLKLLLERLGFQNLNHWTNADSLNRDHRKWHILSFRLQNMDGSRGLDKIESVLNKDKKDTTYKLALFRALADIAQSQHKSVLWHFDKRVSLPIQSISEKWLEYYWPICESEIYIPQKYGDRIDSTRSIAFRALLNQLIAHYRTSGGLNAFLISRKSGQLSKEVRSVYSKLISKLNNTIKAGPVTYSGGINSGQTVFSYRDKQVYMPVEVWRELTIMGPWIQDATILRWAELTAKLSNQQLRPSQVIDLLLVNCDPDRDVQAVRSLYKKSDVKECVWSGKTLKDKFAVDHAIPYALWKNNDLWNLLPSDEKVNNHKRDKLPSHQLLVARKDCIINYWEQTQVNYPERFAYEMKRVSGESFTPNWQNKLFSFFHESVEITAIQRGVERWQPAVKQSTGQKVIAKNIIILDSQEIKPEQQFVDYLPYYDLKATAGNLNLFQQDDLVQQWIKCQIPRMNQDMFVLRVVGKSMEPKIPDNSLCVFRKGSALAGSRQNRIMLFYLHDDSDPNDGGRLTVKKYHSQKSQTEEGWQHGSISLQALNPDYQNIEISEGEQISVIGVFVKVL comes from the coding sequence GTGGACCAAGCAACACAAGAATTTTATCAAGCTAACGCCGAGTCAGTGAGCGCAAGCTATTGGACTTGCGAAGGCGGGGTGAGCGATTACTTCCCCCAAGTTTTCAAGTCCGGTGATTATGTTCTAGATATCGGCTGTGGATCAGGTCGAGACCTTTTGCGTTTAGCGCAAATGGGCTGTCATGCCTTTGGCTGCGATTCTTCATCTGCAATGCTTGCGCAATGTGCAAAAAATATCCCCGATTTGGAAGATAATTTAAGGCTGTCATCACTTCCCAACTTAGCTGAATTCGACGATGATCAATTTGATGGACTTCTTTGTTCAGCCGTGCTTATGCATCTTCCCAGCGAACAATTTTTCGATGCTTGCTTTAACCTCCGTCGCATCCTCAAAGAAAATGGCTCGCTCTTAATTTCTATTCCTGACGAAGATCCCACCATAATTGATCAACGCGACTCCAAAGGGCGCCTCTTTAATCAGCTCAATCCCGAAAAACTCAAACTACTTCTCGAACGCCTTGGCTTTCAAAACCTTAATCACTGGACCAACGCCGACTCCCTGAATCGCGATCACCGCAAATGGCATATTTTATCTTTTCGTCTACAGAATATGGATGGGAGCAGGGGGCTTGATAAAATAGAATCGGTACTCAATAAAGATAAAAAGGATACTACTTATAAATTAGCCTTGTTTCGAGCTTTGGCCGATATAGCTCAGAGTCAACATAAATCAGTCCTGTGGCATTTCGATAAACGTGTATCCCTTCCTATTCAGTCCATTTCTGAGAAATGGCTCGAATATTATTGGCCAATCTGTGAAAGTGAAATTTATATACCTCAAAAATACGGAGATAGAATTGACTCAACTCGTTCTATTGCTTTTCGAGCTTTACTTAATCAGCTTATAGCTCACTATCGAACTTCGGGTGGATTAAATGCCTTTTTGATCTCTAGAAAATCAGGCCAACTCAGTAAAGAAGTCCGCTCTGTTTACAGCAAACTTATTTCTAAGTTAAATAACACAATTAAGGCGGGCCCCGTTACTTACTCTGGTGGCATTAATTCGGGACAAACGGTTTTCTCTTACCGTGATAAACAAGTCTACATGCCTGTGGAGGTTTGGCGAGAACTCACTATCATGGGGCCTTGGATTCAAGATGCCACAATTCTTCGTTGGGCTGAACTTACGGCCAAGCTCTCGAATCAACAATTACGCCCCAGCCAAGTTATTGATCTACTTCTAGTTAATTGCGATCCAGATCGAGATGTCCAGGCAGTACGCTCTTTGTATAAAAAATCTGATGTAAAAGAATGCGTTTGGTCAGGAAAAACCCTCAAAGATAAATTTGCTGTGGATCACGCTATTCCTTATGCCCTGTGGAAAAATAATGACCTTTGGAATCTTTTGCCCAGCGATGAAAAAGTCAATAACCATAAGCGTGATAAGCTCCCAAGTCATCAGCTCTTAGTAGCTCGCAAGGACTGCATAATCAATTACTGGGAACAAACTCAAGTAAATTACCCCGAACGCTTTGCTTATGAAATGAAACGAGTCAGTGGCGAGAGCTTTACTCCCAATTGGCAAAATAAACTCTTTTCATTCTTCCATGAATCTGTGGAGATTACTGCGATTCAGCGTGGTGTTGAACGTTGGCAACCAGCTGTAAAACAAAGCACAGGACAAAAAGTAATAGCAAAGAACATTATCATCTTAGATTCACAAGAGATTAAACCAGAGCAACAATTTGTCGATTACCTGCCTTATTATGATCTGAAGGCCACTGCAGGGAACTTGAACTTGTTTCAGCAAGATGATTTGGTTCAACAGTGGATTAAATGCCAAATCCCAAGAATGAATCAAGATATGTTTGTTTTGCGCGTTGTGGGAAAATCCATGGAGCCCAAAATCCCCGATAACTCACTTTGCGTTTTCCGCAAAGGATCGGCATTGGCTGGCTCACGACAAAATCGCATCATGCTCTTTTACCTCCATGATGATAGCGATCCCAACGATGGTGGTCGCCTAACAGTTAAAAAGTATCATTCACAAAAGTCTCAAACCGAAGAGGGTTGGCAACATGGATCTATTAGCCTCCAAGCCCTCAATCCAGATTATCAGAATATTGAAATCTCTGAGGGTGAACAAATATCGGTCATTGGTGTATTTGTGAAGGTTTTATGA
- a CDS encoding DUF1016 N-terminal domain-containing protein, with translation MSDLISSSRQEVLRHVNSKLVLTYWGIGQLIVEDEQGGEARAEYGKAVLKDLAKDLTTRFGKGFDLTNLRKMRQFYLTFPIRDAVRLELGWTHYRILMKIESLSAREWYMNVAVASNWSTRALE, from the coding sequence ATTAGTGATCTAATAAGTTCTTCCCGACAAGAAGTTCTTCGGCACGTTAATTCCAAGCTGGTTTTAACTTATTGGGGGATTGGCCAACTAATAGTTGAAGATGAGCAGGGTGGTGAAGCCAGAGCTGAGTACGGCAAGGCTGTTTTGAAGGATTTAGCTAAAGATTTGACGACTCGTTTTGGTAAGGGTTTTGATCTTACTAATTTAAGGAAGATGAGGCAGTTTTATCTTACGTTTCCAATTCGAGACGCAGTGCGTCTCGAATTGGGATGGACCCACTACAGGATCTTAATGAAAATTGAGTCATTAAGTGCTCGTGAATGGTATATGAACGTAGCAGTTGCCTCAAATTGGAGCACGCGAGCTTTGGAATGA